From Lolium perenne isolate Kyuss_39 chromosome 5, Kyuss_2.0, whole genome shotgun sequence, a single genomic window includes:
- the LOC139831780 gene encoding chaperone protein ClpB1-like translates to MHCSASFLLSCIHEWQECRQFPDKAIDLIDEACNTAAKRMGVSRCNGIPVSTLDQGEKDKLIHLAASLEHVKAHMTIKVVEKVRIIPYSVICLNEVEKADPLVLNIFLQILDGGMLTDCKGRVVDCRNTIINMTSNLGSWHLLAGIRGENTMQTARNLVMNQVQKQLKAELVNRLGAVIVFEPLSLVKEIMAIQMKIVVVVFAAYYA, encoded by the exons ATGCACTGCAGTGCTTCTTTTCTACTGAGTTGCATTCATGAGTGGCAAGAAT GTCGTCAATTTCCTGATAAGGCAATAGATCTGATCGATGAGGCATGTAACACTGCAGCCAAAAGGATG GGTGTGAGCAGATGTAATGGAATTCCTGTCTCCACGCTTGATCAAGGGGAGAAGGATAAGTTGATCCACCTTGCGGCCAG TTTGGAACATGTTAAAGCTCATATGACCATCAAGGTGGTGGAGAAGGTGCGGATCATCCCATATAGTGTCATCTGTCTCAATGAGGTGGAGAAGGCAGATCCCTTGGTGTTGAATATTTTTCTCCAGATCCTTGATGGTGGTATGTTGACCGATTGCAAAGGGCGGGTAGTAGATTGCAGGAATACCATTATCAACATGACCTCAAATCTGGGGTCGTGGCACCTTCTAGCAGGAATACGCGGAGAAAATACAATGCAAACTGCACGGAACCTTGTCATGAATCAG GTTCAGAAACAGTTGAAGGCCGAGCTTGTGAACAGACTGGGTGCGGTCATTGTATTTGAGCCGCTTTCTCTAGTGAAAGAGATCATGGCAATCCAGATGAAGATCGTTGTTGTCGTG tTTGCTGCTTATTATGCATAG